From Endozoicomonas sp. 8E, the proteins below share one genomic window:
- a CDS encoding acyltransferase, with amino-acid sequence MRKNHKPFWIKMLSDRWQRFYIQHFFSKHFEHLGEHPMVVHPSTVNVHGAGISIGRFVHLISIRHNPVSLSTWSGRGIQGNIKIGDHCLISPGTTLSSAASISIGDNCMLAADCYISDSDWHGLYNRLRPFRCSKPIVLEDNVWVGHGAKVGKGITIGENSVVAAGAVVVKDVPPNTVVGGNPAKVIKKLNPQRRMLKREFMFRDSDRFLRMQEELDRYVLGGNSLRGWVRHKLFPRKGD; translated from the coding sequence GTGCGTAAAAATCATAAACCTTTCTGGATCAAGATGCTCTCAGACCGCTGGCAGCGGTTTTATATCCAGCACTTTTTCAGCAAACATTTTGAACATCTGGGCGAACACCCTATGGTGGTTCACCCTTCTACAGTCAATGTGCACGGTGCCGGTATTTCCATCGGTCGTTTTGTCCACCTGATCAGTATCCGCCATAACCCGGTCAGTCTCTCCACCTGGAGCGGCCGGGGAATCCAGGGCAATATCAAAATTGGTGATCATTGCCTGATATCTCCGGGAACCACCCTCTCTTCAGCAGCCAGCATTAGCATTGGTGACAACTGTATGTTAGCCGCCGATTGCTACATATCCGACAGCGACTGGCACGGTCTCTATAACCGCCTGCGCCCCTTCCGTTGCAGCAAACCTATTGTGCTGGAAGATAATGTCTGGGTGGGGCACGGTGCGAAAGTTGGCAAGGGTATCACCATAGGCGAGAACAGTGTTGTGGCAGCAGGTGCTGTGGTTGTGAAAGATGTGCCTCCCAATACGGTAGTGGGAGGTAATCCGGCCAAAGTCATTAAAAAGCTGAACCCCCAACGCCGGATGCTGAAAAGAGAATTTATGTTCCGGGACAGCGATCGTTTCCTACGCATGCAGGAGGAACTGGATCGCTATGTTTTGGGGGGGAACAGCCTGAGAGGCTGGGTTCGTCACAAGCTTTTTCCCAGAAAGGGTGATTAA
- a CDS encoding class I SAM-dependent methyltransferase has product MPLKLPLNIDSIKGFLAPDEGEALYQFALEASQLGPCLEIGSYCGKSTVYLGVACQQNNSVLYAVDHHRGSEEHQLGEEYHDSDLYDASIQQMDSFKAFRTTMREARLEDTVVPVVAPSAVASRHWATPLGMVFIDGGHSEAAARTDFRSWVSFIKPGGILAIHDIFPDPKDGGQAPYNIWKLAKASGLFEELPMVNTLGLFRRL; this is encoded by the coding sequence ATGCCTCTAAAACTGCCACTCAATATCGATTCGATTAAAGGCTTTCTGGCGCCGGATGAAGGTGAAGCACTTTATCAGTTCGCTCTGGAAGCCAGCCAGCTGGGCCCCTGTCTGGAAATTGGCAGTTACTGTGGCAAGTCTACGGTCTACCTGGGTGTTGCCTGCCAGCAAAATAACAGTGTGCTCTACGCCGTGGATCACCATCGTGGGTCAGAAGAGCACCAGCTGGGAGAAGAGTACCACGACAGTGACCTCTACGATGCCAGCATTCAACAGATGGATAGCTTTAAAGCGTTCCGAACCACCATGCGCGAAGCCAGACTGGAAGACACGGTTGTCCCTGTTGTAGCTCCTTCTGCGGTAGCATCCCGTCACTGGGCCACCCCTCTGGGCATGGTGTTTATTGACGGTGGTCACAGTGAAGCAGCCGCCCGGACGGATTTTCGCAGCTGGGTCAGCTTTATCAAGCCCGGCGGTATTCTGGCCATACACGATATCTTTCCCGATCCGAAAGACGGTGGGCAGGCACCCTACAATATCTGGAAGCTGGCGAAAGCCTCCGGATTATTTGAAGAGCTGCCCATGGTCAACACTCTGGGGCTTTTCCGCCGCCTTTAA
- a CDS encoding class I SAM-dependent methyltransferase, which translates to MQTIDFNRLKLRSGDKVLDVGCGEGRHSIAAWLEARVDVTGLDLCEKDLQTARDRQQESEQFLQGSEDGRSLRFIQGNALELPFEDDTFDKIICSEVLEHIPDYLEVLAEIKRVLKPDGLLAVSVPRAWPEEICWRLSKAYHEVEGGHIRIFNATHLRHDIESLGWRRYSRHWAHALHVPYWWLKCWKWEQPSKLVDHYHKLLVWDLMKKPKVTRITEKLLDPVMGKSVVMYFEWEPGRDKSNDTNKEVCYG; encoded by the coding sequence ATGCAAACCATAGATTTTAATCGTCTGAAGTTACGCAGTGGCGATAAAGTGCTGGACGTGGGTTGCGGTGAGGGCCGTCACTCCATTGCAGCCTGGCTGGAGGCCAGAGTCGATGTGACAGGGTTGGACCTGTGCGAAAAAGACCTGCAAACAGCCCGTGACAGGCAGCAGGAGTCTGAACAATTTCTGCAGGGGTCAGAAGACGGTCGCAGTCTTCGTTTTATTCAGGGCAACGCTCTGGAGTTGCCTTTTGAAGACGACACGTTCGACAAAATAATCTGTTCCGAAGTGTTGGAACATATTCCCGATTATCTGGAGGTACTGGCTGAGATCAAACGGGTATTGAAGCCCGATGGTTTGCTGGCAGTCAGTGTACCCAGAGCCTGGCCGGAAGAGATCTGCTGGCGTCTGAGCAAGGCTTACCATGAGGTCGAGGGCGGCCATATTCGCATCTTTAACGCCACGCATCTGCGCCATGATATCGAATCGCTTGGCTGGCGCCGTTATTCACGGCACTGGGCCCACGCCTTGCACGTTCCCTACTGGTGGCTGAAATGCTGGAAATGGGAACAGCCCTCCAAACTGGTCGATCACTATCACAAGCTGCTGGTATGGGATCTTATGAAAAAGCCGAAGGTGACCCGCATTACCGAAAAGCTGCTTGATCCGGTCATGGGAAAAAGTGTGGTGATGTACTTCGAGTGGGAGCCGGGCAGAGATAAATCCAACGATACCAACAAGGAGGTCTGTTATGGATAG
- a CDS encoding prenyltransferase/squalene oxidase repeat-containing protein has protein sequence MDSLLLTKGLFPRDFLNKTAEHILSVQQKDGSIPWFTGGKLDPWDHTEAAMGLSIIGHYSEAESAYGWLRKEQLEDGSWFANYQDGKPLYSDKRETNFVAYVATGVWHHYLITENIGFLELNWPMVESAIQFVLRQQSPTGEIYWAVMEDGEPHKDALITGCSSVLKSLECAILIAEALNRNVEPWLDAWQQLGQALKFHPENFDRTWESKERFSMDWFYPILAGVFRGQEARDRIQTFWDKFVRKDMGCLCVSDQPWITIAESCELTMALLAAGEKQKATQLFSWLHNWRDSDGGYWTGYQYVEDVIWPQEKTTWTAGAILLAADALTEHTTASRLFLESSLEIKPEVELPETEEALAAVNN, from the coding sequence ATGGATAGCCTGCTGCTGACCAAAGGCCTGTTCCCAAGAGATTTTCTCAACAAAACGGCAGAGCACATCCTCTCTGTACAGCAGAAAGATGGCAGCATTCCCTGGTTTACCGGTGGCAAGCTGGACCCCTGGGACCATACCGAAGCGGCCATGGGACTGAGTATTATTGGTCATTATTCTGAAGCTGAAAGCGCCTATGGCTGGCTGCGAAAAGAGCAGCTGGAAGATGGCAGCTGGTTCGCCAACTATCAGGACGGCAAGCCTCTGTACAGCGACAAGCGAGAAACGAACTTTGTCGCCTATGTGGCGACCGGTGTCTGGCATCACTACCTGATTACTGAAAATATCGGGTTTCTGGAACTGAACTGGCCCATGGTCGAAAGTGCTATCCAGTTTGTACTGCGACAACAGTCGCCTACTGGTGAAATTTACTGGGCCGTCATGGAAGATGGTGAGCCACACAAAGACGCGCTGATTACAGGCTGCTCTTCGGTTCTGAAAAGTCTGGAATGCGCCATTCTGATCGCTGAAGCGCTGAACAGGAACGTTGAGCCATGGCTCGATGCCTGGCAACAGCTGGGGCAGGCTCTGAAATTCCATCCCGAGAACTTCGACCGCACCTGGGAAAGCAAAGAGCGTTTTTCCATGGACTGGTTTTACCCCATTCTGGCCGGTGTCTTCCGGGGTCAGGAAGCCCGCGACCGAATCCAGACATTCTGGGACAAGTTTGTACGTAAGGACATGGGCTGTCTCTGTGTCAGTGATCAACCCTGGATCACCATCGCTGAATCCTGCGAGCTGACCATGGCGCTGCTGGCTGCGGGTGAAAAGCAGAAAGCCACTCAGCTCTTCAGCTGGTTGCACAACTGGCGTGACAGTGATGGCGGCTATTGGACAGGCTATCAATACGTTGAAGACGTGATCTGGCCGCAGGAAAAAACGACCTGGACAGCCGGCGCTATTTTGCTGGCAGCCGATGCTCTGACTGAGCACACAACCGCTTCCCGTCTGTTTCTGGAGTCGAGTCTGGAGATAAAACCGGAAGTGGAACTGCCAGAAACCGAGGAAGCTCTGGCAGCAGTCAACAATTAA